The following proteins are encoded in a genomic region of Hippocampus zosterae strain Florida chromosome 2, ASM2543408v3, whole genome shotgun sequence:
- the LOC127595506 gene encoding uncharacterized protein LOC127595506 isoform X1, giving the protein MDVSAKPKEYNAGSEEQQSQSDASDDKPGLSQFRKSWGFRRSTLARREFMEEVGDLTNSPPPQRKIRGRRPPRTTLASKDSIAAQSPQESRTAVEDLEWSASSSPVPDETKPALASAGGCLDPSMWQDVGSAFHTAFSLLGGDDDLSMEMSQALPDSDILGVGTATEVPPAQTADDTVASELKGSADNVGTMQPVVSDEVAQEDVESVILISSQEEDSDDMHLIQIKEQLDHKARQDSTKGGGRGKARGRGRGRGKGKGRGRGRGRSKASEVVAIMANDEDDDDVILIHPSETVSVTTPSPAQQTSSDFIIVGTDVDQNSDTTLGQYSDAPDEEEGKQGDSIIKNVTEHSSLSDSTDYDPNALYCICRQKHNKRFMISCNGCQEYFHGDCVGVSESEGCQEYICSLCTTKQLSQLQPECNSHPEISPKSLSLSPSGEELEGEKEWHSVKKTVDLEVNHIAEVPAIRPVAGTEPERAMETGCSRPLCIGPGCSKPALQESVYCGTVCIVQHAALTMKSLSDTKVSNPRGQVQKKNTAVMPTAKGQSSSRVSARLAAKAEECAKEDELMETDGTQTEATSSLACDPTPQPSPKFYTPSSKECKVKAIETTQKPNSEEPSTDMCPSPHPVSEHVPQKSNPNVSTIESTISDTSVETTEESGASASPIRTKSGSCTASRSPTRLGSEHNETGTVLNSLATYIIPKKQSGLEPSSSHVGASCNKPVVPTLLNETRNLPVPPAPSAPSSRPSQPNHQVRQSIQRSLTSILSKRVCECEELTMSDSDAAKLVASIETEMFDIFRNTDSKYMNKYRTIMFNLKDPRNKGLLYRVVQGDISPFRLVRMSQKDMQATKVPDNSVKNTSQVKDGAAKTPSLMQQPEAVKVDLSCLHVTKPEAMKVDLPSLNVAKPDRRPVGNKRSQQTPILKSKINEPSKGSALSDALTCMLKDTTSEHKAHLFDLKCKICTGQIGENEPPNKKSKVSESSVKHFSRWRKSAGDDSPLRAPPDSPDSPDFSSPSIFDPSSRLVIDTSDFSVVESPASPVMDSPASPTLESPASPVMESPASPVSDASTTTTSKRTYTPVVIPAVSTVTITRRDPRTAASRSSASSFRTSGPTHTLKNQSAPYAPRTEDSSTSSSVPKLLVPPTKLLPKPILMKPSSSADPRLYGASSRNVISESPATGETSQFLAKQEVLWKGFLNMMTVSKFATKVYLVSGSAETLKLELPDTIEIGGRIMPQTVWDYVAKLKTNITKELSVIRFHPATEEEEVAYVSLFSYFSSRGRFGVVSNNSRSIKDVYLLPLSAKESIPSILQPLEGPGLEKNRPNLLLGLAIVQKTKRCGSVPQEIEEKKSKVLPKDPMWIPKPPVLYGSDKFEVFQPYDPETPASTTPPDSPLCPGSPSDSSSNAETRPSNLTSFQSSPTVSTSTLTASTQSTSSSVSDRNMQDPSVTPLSTILSTLFRNKQTTVMVSNEERCTTNVTTVSAKVSVLSHVSGSMMDPIVQQYGQKSKAKDIEEEYTFDPPYDPEEEYAPAIGYGTVSSQGKGNSHLENPPLSGVVDDDVAYDPEDETIFQDVHCDTKKPNQTKISNCPAPLFPVSTPVETPSLDKTPPQASTSVPQNLPSGTVVVSAATLTEQQRMLEELNKQIEEQKRQLKEQEEALRQQREAVGIFMAQFSVNDSSKSLPLSQVSTLQSGRTQSEPRPTESKDSKPEETNSLTDAVDGPDSEAQKGTNIIPCLNTSSITGQTEVSSIRNENENSSSAGEIEDSDVPYDPEDELFNEIQEDVFQGDTTTNQDSSLPRNYKSPISYHTRRHRSSPKKRSHRERGRCRSPSRRSHQRSASHSRKHREKDRHRKSERDRSKHRTRDHSERQARHRKSHSTRRHSHDRRRSPSSLTENDLMPQDPIEFRASPNITEKQMPAPFKCQLNPDVQFEHSDTLHTPLSVKNTSEECNLKPDSFDKDFTQEHVSSLKLETSHQLESNEPLNTNDSDMVNSVARPSQMNKELGTSAATCESSIPLRVLDPPIRDSPESPDPDPQFVEPSGVENNPSATSHEIKDCQTQLSNLTSAVEVENDFQHSVSQATLLNIPPNFEGTSNVANLIFRALNIQRSDSREGNTTKMEGEGKHLDQKHSQILTQGGGPLNPAVETNTSLIPEMSHVLKCSRPGSDLKQDNDVPRLKVDENISQSEQLSSKPGVMVIGGSQNQGNASELKIKDCDPSIKSKIAPQVKDVQEYGRDVDLNIRQCDLESNLKLNVSTYSDDRYLRTASSDENRKLEKREAACTRRPGPTVNYGRFQSRISYTGKDNVGTAHHFKKAHYDIKFESSVHRLDMTVSENLHGRKTHDVIEMSSFGPGQAVAGMGGQGFGHRVDAHIPDRGSGETLTESNYANIQGKNEHDQCPERSNDNNGPQDQCVISNIIKADLLTTKISTGDHSSQNMELFECKTYVDWNCPESIGDSVRIRQHRQDEGKMHQPLWRGTAMESYGPEKRVTCGVDPCKSLVEMGVPNVGLTKHDRRGPGVSDVTGQREETLYPDLKLPIHDRRGPSGLDFTIPGADVRGPIMPNWNGRETDARIPLHDRRGPGVRDFRTQEPNFGNPALVDGALGMKPLGPDLREPRSEKKHLAISGYDVRGPSVPDHLGSYFERGLTREGPGGGQGPDGNEPAMEYPRINAKDFAGSLFRGAGNERRELSINSPGVDRNRSEYPDSSGSEPGRGEIRLPVFTGPHLERKRGSDRREHVFKRNSIKGQVPPASWGDQHTDELDLDRLRPRGPAWDPQSETGNKSMEIALPDWRRPDVRRPGPERNPPRPDNRRHQAFMEHRMVEARIPNRPEDQHLGPNTERPGHERRHPDRQEPRYSSVFLESRDTDHPFGGPGPDEILPHQIRNPTLEGLGPDRRQPEDCDFRNMTFERDPAGLNWRENGPSFMGTGNRQTNRSGRDSAEDQRHRRKCDFESSYQAEWKATDCRYPSPDRSDIDAEKHWSDRHKIEFRNDWNRQDNRFPQPIPEDIEAQVFEYNIGGAFRAQGGLGVRERGHIPDRTPMLSGSWRVPEDDWNGPDWRDPRPFHDNADTVFSMPDRVGPVNDCRETDRGDADPRWGSETMGYRQQGHDRELPATGVLGSDSMGFQEAERQLRRTRGQSMERPRPTHGVHYKNNSFQNRREEKMQVSPEQRRISDTDVRYGENLYVERPVSDVRNLPPRAIEREREGLEVKGPTPGGQEYDTVFRRQDSDIRRLFHDKMDMRGAPDLPRLGHEPSLWDTDTENPVWNRRGEDKMGPFSDSREPDPSMKDGMKISDIRDSRQCHNRHNRRGLHMRGRSLRQKYQAGCGPHRVNRGSLENPQSQQEIKIPKPRTALLPTPTEGRIFLPNHRMSNPNMLTKTKPNRPPR; this is encoded by the exons ATGGATGTCAGTGCAAAACCAAAGGAGTATAATGCAGGCTCAG AAGAGCAGCAGAGCCAGTCAGACGCTTCAGATGATAAACCGGGATTGTCCCAGTTTAGAAAGTCTTGGGGTTTCAGGCGATCAACTTTAGCTCGCCGTGAGTTCATGGAAGAAGTTGGAGACTTGACCAACAGCCCTCCACCTCAACGGAAAATCAGAGGCCGTCGTCCACCACGGACAACTCTAGCCTCGAAAGACAGCATTGCTGCCCAATCTCCTCAAGAATCTCGGACTGCTGTAGAAGATCTCGAGTGGTCCGCCTCATCCTCACCGGTACCTGACGAGACAAAACCAGCTTTAGCCTCTGCGGGCGGGTGTCTTGACCCGAGCATGTGGCAGGATGTTGGGTCTGCTTTTCACACAGCTTTCAGTCTTCTTGGTGGGGATGACGATTTGTCTATGGAAATGTCTCAAGCTTTGCCAGACTCCGATATTTTGGGAGTTGGCACTGCTACAGAGGTTCCGCCTGCACAGACTGCAGATGACACAGTGGCGTCTGAACTCAAGGGATCTGCAGACAATGTCGGAACTATGCAGCCTGTTGTTTCAGATGAAGTGGCACAAGAGGATGTCGAGAGTGTAATTTTAATCTCAAGTCAGGAAGAGGATAGTGATGACATGCATTTAATACAAATCAAGGAGCAGTTGGACCATAAAGCCAGGCAGGACAGCACCAAGGGAGGCGGAAGAGGAAAGgccagaggaagaggaagagggcgAGGAAAGGGTAAAGGCAGAGGAAGGGGCAGAGGGAGGTCGAAGGCATCGGAGGTTGTGGCAATCATGGCAAATGACGAAGACGATGATGATGTGATTCTTATTCATCCATCAGAGACAGTCTCCGTTACAACTCCGAGTCCTGCTCAACAAACAAGCTCAGACTTTATTATCGTTGGCACAGATGTAGATCAGAATAGTGACACAACTCTTGGCCAGTATAGTGATGCAccagatgaggaggaggggaaGCAAGGAGACAGTATCATTAAAAATGTTACAGAACATTCAAGCTTATCGGACTCCACGGATTATGACCCAAATGCTCTGTACTGCATCTGTcggcaaaaacacaacaaaag GTTCATGATCTCCTGTAACGGTTGCCAGGAGTATTTCCATGGCGACTGTGTTGGTGTCAGTGAGTCAGAAGGCTGTCAAGAGTACATATGTTCACTTTGCACGACAAAGCAGCTGAGCCAACTCCAGCCCGAGTGTAACTCCCATCCAGAAATTTCTCCCAAGAGCTTGTCACTCAGTCCTTCTGGTGAAGAACTAGAGGGGGAAAAGGAGTGGCACTCTGTGAAG AAGACTGTAGACTTGGAGGTGAATCACATAGCGGAGGTTCCTGCAATAAGGCCTGTGGCTGGAACCGAACCTGAAAGGGCGATGGAGACAGGTTGTTCTCGTCCATTGTGTATTGGCCCAGGATGCTCCAAACCAGCATTGCAGGAATCTGTTTATTGTGGCACTGTTTGCATTGTGCAGCATGCTGCTCTCACTATGAAGTCTCTCTCTGACACAAAGGTGTCAAATCCTAGAGGtcaagtgcagaaaaaaaacacagctgtAATGCCTACTGCAAAG GGTCAAAGCTCTAGTAGGGTGTCTGCGAGGTTAGCAGCAAAAGCTGAAGAATGTGCCAAAGAAGACGAGCTGATGGAAACCGATGGAACACAGACAGAGGCTACATCTTCCCTAGCCTGTGACCCCACTCCGCAACCATCACCTAAGTTTTACACACCGT CTTCAAAGGAATGTAAAGTAAAAGCGATTGAAACTACCCAAAAACCAAATTCAGAGGAGCCCTCCACAGATATGTGTCCTTCACCTCACCCTGTGTCGGAACACGTACCACAGAAGAGTAACCCTAATGTCAGCACAATAGAGTCCACAATAAGTGACACATCTGTTGAAACAACCGAAGAATCAGGTGCCTCCGCATCTCCTATTAGAACAAAATCTGGTTCGTGTACGGCCTCACGTTCTCCAACCAGATTAGGATCTGAACACAATGAAACTGGGACTGTTTTGAACTCTTTGGCAACATACATAATACCAAAGAAGCAGTCTGGACTTGAGCCCTCATCAAGCCATGTGGGAGCCTCATGCAATAAGCCTGTGGTTCCAACCCTGCTGAACGAGACCCGAAATCTGCCTGTGCCCCCTGCACCAAGCGCACCCTCCTCCAGACCTTCTCAGCCAAATCACCAGGTCAGACAGAGCATCCAGCGATCCCTCACAAGCATCTTGTCCAAAAG GGTTTGTGAGTGTGAGGAATTGACCATGTCTGACAGCGATGCTGCAAAACTTGTTGCAAGCATTGAGACGGAGATGTTTGACATATTTCGCAATACAGACAGCAAATACATGAATAAGTACAGAACAATTATGTTCAATTTGAAAGATCCAAGAAACAAG ggcTTGTTGTATCGAGTTGTACAAGGAGACATCAGTCCTTTCAGACTGGTCAGGATGAGCCAGAAGGACATGCAGGCTACCAAGGTGCCAGACAACAGTGTCAAGAACACATCACAG gttaAAGATGGAGCTGCCAAAACGCCCAGTTTAATGCAGCAGCCTGAAGCTGTGAAGGTTGATCTTTCCTGTTTGCATGTCACTAAACCTGAAGCTATGAAGGTTGATCTTCCCTCGTTAAACGTCGCCAAACCTGATAGAAGACCAGTGGGCAAT AAGAGAAGTCAGCAGACACCCATTCTTAAGAGCAAAATAAATGAGCCAAGCAAGGGGAGCGCATTGTCAGATGCTCTTACCTGTATGCTTAAAGACACCACCTCAGAACACAAGGCCCACCTGTTTGACCTAAAATGCAAGATATGCACAG GACAAATAGGGGAAAATGAAcctccaaacaaaaaaagtaaggtGTCCGAATCAAGTGTCAAACATTTTTCACGGTGGAGAAAGTCTGCAGGAGATGACTCACCTCTACGAGCGCCACCCGATTCGCCTGACTCACCCGATTTTTCGTCACCTTCCATATTCGACCCTTCTTCCCGTCTTGTTATTGACACCAGTGACTTTTCTGTTGTTGAATCTCCCGCATCTCCCGTTATGGATTCGCCAGCGTCTCCTACTTTAGAGTCACCTGCTTCCCCTGTCATGGAGTCCCCCGCATCCCCAGTTTCTGACGCTTCGACAACCACAACATCGAAAAGAACATATACACCTGTCgtcattccagccgtctccacAGTCACTATTACAAGGCGAGACCCCCGTACTGCAGCCAGTAGGAGCTCTGCTTCATCATTTCGTACCTCTGGTCCCACACATACATTGAAGAACCAATCAGCACCGTATGCTCCTCGTACAGAGGATAGCTCTACTTCATCATCTGTACCGAAATTACTAGTGCCACCAACAAAATTATTACCAAAGCCTATCCTAATGAAGCCGTCCTCTTCAGCTGATCCCCGACTCTATGGCGCATCCTCAAG AAATGTGATCTCTGAATCTCCAGCCACTGGTGAAACTTCACAGTTCCTGGCCAAGCAAGAAGTGCTGTGGAAAGGATTCCTCAACATGATGACTGTATCAAAGTTTGCTACAAAGGTCTATTTGGTTTCAGGATCTGCAGAAACTCTGAAATtg GAACTACCCGATACCATTGAAATTGGTGGACGAATCATGCCTCAAACAGTGTGGGACTATGTTGCCAAGCTCAAGACCAACATTACAAAG gagtTAAGCGTGATTCGCTTTCATCCTGCTACTGAAGAAGAAGAGGTGGCATACGTCTCACTCTTTTCATACTTCAGCAGCAGAGGACGTTTTGGTGTCGTTTCCAACAACAGCCGTTCCATCAAGGATGTCTACCTTCTACCACTCAGTGCAAAGGaatccattccatccatcctgCAACCTCTGGAAGGACCAG GACTTGAAAAGAACAGGCCCAATCTTCTTCTTGGTTTGGCAattgtccaaaaaacaaaacgttgcgGAAGTGTTCCTCAGGAAATTGAAGAAAAGAAGTCAAAGGTTCTCCCTAAAGACCCTATGTGGATCCCAAAACCTCCAGTCCTTTATGGTTCTGACAAATTTGAGGTTTTCCAACCCTATGACCCCGAGACCCCTGCAAGCACAACCCCTCCTGATTCACCTCTTTGTCCGGGGTCACCGTCAGATTCCTCTTCTAATGCAGAAACTCGACCATCAAATCTGACCTCTTTTCAGTCAAGCCCCACCGTTTCTACCTCAACTCTTACTGCATCCACCCAATCCACATCCAGTAGCGTCTCTGACAGAAATATGCAAGACCCTAGTGTAACACCACTATCAACTATCTTGAGTACATTGTTTCGAAATAAGCAAACTACAGTCATGGTCTCAAATGAGGAACGTTGTACTACTAATGTGACAACAGTAAGTGCTAAAGTATCTGTGCTTTCTCATGTGTCCGGCTCAATGATGGATCCAATTGTTCAACAGTATGGACAGAAATCTAAAGCCAAAGACATAGAAGAGGAATACACATTTGATCCTCCCTATGACCCAGAGGAGGAGTATGCTCCAGCAATAGGATATGGAACCGTTTCTTCACAGGGCAAAGGAAACAGTCATTTGGAAAACCCTCCGTTATCAGGTGTTGTAGATGATGATGTGGCCTATGATCCAGAAGATGAGACTATTTTTCAAGATGTGCATTGTGATACAAAGAAGCCgaatcaaacaaaaatttcaAACTGTCCAGCGCCATTGTTTCCAGTTTCCACACCGGTTGAAACACCATCTTTGGACAAAACTCCACCTCAAGCCTCCACTTCAGTTCCGCAGAACCTTCCCTCGGGTACTGTGGTGGTCTCAGCTGCTACACTGACTGAGCAGCAGAGAATGCTTGAGGAACTTAATAAGCAGATTGAAGAGCAAAAACGACAGTTAAAGGAACAGGAGGAAGCACTTCGTCAACAAAGAGAGGCCGTGGGTATATTCATGGCACAGTTTTCTGTTAACGATTCCTCGAAGTCCCTGCCTCTCAGTCAAGTCTCAACCCTTCAGAGTGGTAGAACTCAGTCAGAGCCAAGACCTACAGAATCAAAAGATTCAAAGCCAGAAGAGACAAACAGTCTAACAGATGCAGTTGATGGGCCCGACAGCGAGGCACAAAAAGGCACAAATATCATTCCTTGTTTAAATACCTCTTCAATTACAGGACAAACTGAGGTATCTAGCattagaaatgaaaatgaaaactctTCATCTGCTGGTGAGATTGAGGATTCTGATGTCCCTTATGATCCAGAGGATGAACTTTTCAATGAAATACAAGAGGATGTATTTCAAGGAGACACTACAACAAATCAGGATTCCTCTTTACCGAGAAACTATAAATCCCCAATTTCATATCACACCAGAAGGCATAGGTCATCACCGAAGAAGCGAAGTCATCGTGAAAGAgggcgctgcagaagtccttCAAGGAGATCCCACCAGCGTTCTGCTTCACATTCCAGGAAACACAGAGAAAAGGATAGACACAGAAAAAGTGAAAGAGACAGGTCAAAGCACAGAACTAGAGACCACTCTGAACGCCAGGCACGTCACCGTAAATCACACAGTACACGACGGCATTCCCATGATCGTAGGAGGTCACCATCCTCTCTGACAGAAAACGATTTGATGCCACAAGACCCAATAGAATTCAGGGCATCTCCTAACATCACTGAGAAACAAATGCCTGCTCCTTTTAAATGTCAGCTGAACCCAGATGTGCAATTCGAACACAGTGACACATTACATACCCCGCTTTCTGTGAAAAATACCAGTGAAGAGTGCAATTTAAAACCCGATAGCTTTGACAAAGACTTTACACAAGAACATGTGTCCAGTTTAAAACTTGAAACGTCACATCAACTAGAATCCAATGAACCTTTAAACACCAATGACAGTGATATGGTTAACTCAGTTGCTCGTCCATCACAGATGAATAAAGAGCTGGGTACAAGTGCAGCTACATGTGAAAGTTCAATTCCTCTAAGAGTGCTTGACCCTCCCATTCGAGATTCCCCTGAGAGCCCTGATCCTGATCCACAGTTTGTTGAACCAAGTGGTGTAGAAAATAATCCCTCTGCTACATCCCATGAAATCAAAGATTGCCAGACACAACTCAGCAACCTCACATCAGCTGTGGAGGTCGAAAATGATTTCCAACATTCTGTGAGCCAAGCAACTTTGTTGAACATACCACCGAACTTTGAAGGTACATCAAATGTTGCCAATCTTATTTTTAGAGCACTTAATATACAGCGTTCAGATTCACGAGAGGGAAATACAACAAAGATGGAGGGTGAGGGGAAACACTTAGATCAAAAGCATTCACAAATACTCACTCAAGGGGGTGGACCTTTAAATCCAGCCGTGGAAACAAATACAAGTTTAATACCTGAAATGAGCCATGTTCTAAAATGTTCAAGACCGGGTAGTGATCTAAAGCAAGATAATGATGTTCCTCGTCTGAAGGTAGATGAGAATATCTCCCAGTCTGAACAACTATCAAGCAAGCCAGGTGTAATGGTGATTGGGGGTTCACAAAACCAAGGCAATGCTTcagaattgaaaataaaagattGTGACCCCAGTATCAAAAGTAAAATTGCCCCTCAGGTGAAAGATGTTCAGGAATATGGAAGAGATGTTGACTTAAATATAAGACAATGTGACCTAgaaagtaatttgaagttgaatgTTTCCACATATTCTGATGATAGATACCTGCGTACAGCATCGTCAGATGAAAACCGTAAACTTGAAAAAAGAGAAGCAGCATGCACGCGTAGACCAGGGCCAACTGTAAATTATGGACGTTTTCAGTCCAGGATTTCCTATACGGGAAAAGACAATGTTGGAACTGCACACCATTTCAAGAAGGCACATTACGACATTAAGTTTGAAAGTAGTGTGCATCGCCTTGACATGACAGTATCAGAAAACCTACATGGTCGTAAAACGCATGATGTCATAGAAATGTCTTCTTTCGGGCCTGGTCAAGCTGTGGCTGGGATGGGTGGTCAAGGTTTTGGACATAGAGTTGACGCACATATTCCAGACAGAGGCAGTGGAGAAACACTTACAGAAAGCAACTATGCAAACATTCAAGGAAAAAACGAGCATGACCAGTGTCCTGAGAGGTCAAATGATAATAATGGTCCGCAAGACCAATGTGTTATTTCTAATATTATAAAAGCAGATTTgctaacaacaaaaataagtacAGGAGATCACAGCAGTCAAAATATGGAACTGTTTGAGTGTAAGACATATGTTGATTGGAATTGTCCCGAATCAATTGGAGATTCAGTAAGAATTAGGCAACATAGACAAGATGAAGGGAAAATGCATCAGCCTCTTTGGAGAGGTACAGCTATGGAAAGCTATGGGCCTGAAAAAAGAGTTACTTGTGGCGTCGACCCTTGCAAATCACTGGTTGAAATGGGAGTGCCAAATGTAGGGCTGACAAAGCATGATAGGAGAGGaccaggtgtttcagatgtcacTGGACAAAGGGAGGAGACCTTGTATCCTGATCTAAAACTCCCAATACATGACAGGAGAGGACCAAGTGGTCTAGATTTCACCATCCCAGGTGCTGATGTCAGAGGACCCATTATGCCAAACTGGAATGGACGCGAGACTGACGCGAGAATTCCTTTGCATGATAGGAGAGGACCAGGTGTTCGTGATTTCAGAACACAGGAGCCTAATTTTGGAAATCCAGCTCTAGTTGATGGAGCTCTTGGTATGAAACCTTTAGGTCCTGATTTAAGAGAACCAAGATCTGAAAAGAAACATCTAGCGATTTCAGGATATGATGTGAGAGGACCAAGTGTCCCAGACCATTTAGGATCATATTTTGAAAGAGGTTTGACAAGGGAAGGCCCTGGTGGGGGACAAGGGCCTGATGGAAATGAACCTGCTATGGAATATCCGAGGATCAATGCAAAAGATTTTGCAGGCTCACTTTTCAGAGGGGCAGGGAATGAAAGGAGAGAATTATCAATCAACTCTCCTGGGGTTGACAGAAACAGATCGGAATATCCTGATTCTAGTGGAAGCGAACCTGGCAGAGGAGAAATAAGATTACCAGTTTTTACTGGACCACATCTCGAGAGAAAACGAGGCAGTGATCGGAGAGAGCATGTGTTTAAAAGAAACTCAATAAAGGGTCAAGTGCCGCCTGCTTCTTGGGGAGACCAACACACTGATGAGTTAGATCTTGATAGGCTCAGACCTCGCGGACCAGCTTGGGACCCTCAGTCAgaaacaggaaataaaagtaTGGAGATAGCCTTGCCTGACTGGAGACGGCCAGATGTTAGGAGACCGGGACCTGAAAGGAATCCCCCAAGGCCTGATAACAGAAGACATCAAGCATTTATGGAACATAGAATGGTAGAAGCAAGAATTCCAAACAGGCCAGAGGATCAACATTTGGGTCCAAACACAGAGCGCCCAGGGCATGAAAGGAGACATCCAGATAGGCAGGAACCGAGGTacagcagtgtttttcttgagaGTAGAGACACGGATCATCCTTTTGGGGGACCTGGCCCAGATGAAATACTCCCACATCAAATTAGAAATCCAACCCTTGAGGGCTTAGGGCCTGACAGACGACAACCAGAAGACTGTGATTTTCGAAATATGACTTTTGAGAGAGATCCAGCGGGTCTTAATTGGAGAGAAAATGGGCCATCATTCATGGGAACAGGAAACAGACAAACCAACAGATCAGGTCGAGATAGTGCGGAAGATCAAAGGCATAGAAGAAAATGTGACTTTGAAAGTAGTTATCAAGCCGAATGGAAAGCAACAGATTGCAGGTACCCATCACCTGATCGTAGCGACATAGATGCTGAGAAACACTGGTCAGATAGACATAAAATAGAATTTAGAAATGATTGGAACCGTCAAGATAACAGGTTTCCTCAGCCGATTCCAGAGGATATCGAGGCGCAAGTTTTTGAATATAATATAGGGGGGGCTTTTAGGGCACAAGGGGGCCTTGGAGTAAGGGAGCGGGGCCACATACCCGATCGGACACCAATGCTTTCTGGGTCTTGGAGAGTTCCTGAGGATGATTGGAATGGTCCTGACTGGAGAGATCCGCGGCCTTTCCATGATAATGCTGATACAGTGTTTTCAATGCCTGACAGGGTAGGGCCTGTAAATGACTGTAGAGAGACTGATAGAGGAGATGCTGATCCAAGATGGGGATCAGAAACCATGGGCTACAGACAACAAGGCCATGACAGGGAACTTCCAGCCACTGGAGTACTTGGGTCCGATAGTATGGGGTTTCAAGAGGCTGAGAGGCAATTACGAAGAACAAGAGGTCAAAGCATGGAACGGCCAAGGCCTACACATGGGGTTCActataaaaataattcattccaaaaccgaagagaagagaagatgcAGGTCAGCCCTGAGCAAAGAAGAATAAGTGATACAGATGTTCGATACGGTGAAAATCTATATGTTGAAAGGCCAGTGAGTGATGTTAGAAATTTACCCCCGAGAGCAATAGAAAGAGAAAGGGAAGGGTTAGAGGTTAAAGGCCCTACACCAGGTGGCCAAGAATATGATACCGTTTTTAGGAGGCAAGACTCTGACATTAGAAGGTTATTTCATGACAAAATGGATATGAGGGGGGCACCTGACCTCCCAAGATTGGGACATGAGCCTAGTTTGTGGGATACAGACACTGAAAACCCTGTGTGGAATCGAAGAGGTGAGGATAAGATGGGCCCATTTTCAGACTCAAGGGAACCTGATCCTTCCATGAAGGATGGCATGAAAATTTCTGACATCAGGGACTCAAGACAGTGTCATAATAGACATAATAGACGAGGGTTACACATGCGAGGCAGGAGCCTAAGACAGAAGTATCAAGCAGGCTGTGGTCCTCACAGGGTTAATCGGGGTAGTTTAGAAAATCCACAAAGTCAGCAAgaaataaaaattccaaaacCTCGGACTGCCTTGCTGCCCACTCCAACTGAAGGCCGTATATTCTTACCAAATCATAGAATGAGCAATCCTAACATGcttaccaaaacaaaaccaaataggCCACCACGTTAA